From the genome of Anoplopoma fimbria isolate UVic2021 breed Golden Eagle Sablefish chromosome 1, Afim_UVic_2022, whole genome shotgun sequence, one region includes:
- the ppm1da gene encoding protein phosphatase, Mg2+/Mn2+ dependent, 1Da produces MDNALLMRVSVFTDQGGRKYMEDVTEVIVEPEPGEGEPTSGEPEETSGGECTFSSLAANTHPERTGESVASPQVSDASCEPVRTEDQRILVETCLPGDQSPSRAEPSPASHSRRSVAFFAVFDGHGGREAAQFARDYLWEFMKKQRGFWSDCDMEACAAIRKGFVACHHAMWKKLPEWPKTLTGLPSTSGTTASVVVIRGNRMYVAHVGDSAVVLGVQDDPSDPFIRAVEVTQDHKPELPRERERIEGLGGSVIKKSGVNRVVWKRPRLSHNGPVRRSTVIDQIPFLAVARALGDLWSYDFYSGEFVVSPEPDTSVVTLDPRKHRYIILGSDGLWNMVPPQEAISMCQNNDEAMAPCGVSSARQLVSHALLRWRQRMLRADNTSAIVIALQEPGTSQDVLHHEEVLLDLAKVSQCPPTSMSRADTPLLQRPLDEDSPSAMCELLPALERRDGLSGRNSLYHMNLSDLFTLTPLCPNSSVELPSQSSPTERTVGGRTAGSKRTIDRSSAGQTAKKARRRTADRLLLVQHNTEKKQKEFNNISPIHQQHNKTTVCVC; encoded by the exons ATGGACAACGCATTGTTGATGCGAGTAAGTGTGTTTACCGACCAAGGAGGCAGGAAATACATGGAAGATGTGACCGAAGTCATAGTAGAGCCCGAGCCGGGAGAAGGAGAGCCGACGTCGGGTGAGCCAGAAGAGACCAGTGGGGGAGAGTGTACGTTCAGTTCTTTGGCTGCGAACACGCACCCAGAGCGGACGGGTGAATCCGTTGCGTCGCCGCAGGTTTCAGATGCATCATGTGAACCCGTGCGAACGGAAGACCAACGTATATTAGTGGAAACATGTTTACCGGGAGATCAGAGCCCATCGCGAGCCGAGCCGAGCCCGGCGAGTCATTCCCGCCGTTCCGTCGCATTCTTCGCGGTGTTCGACGGACACGGTGGTCGCGAAGCTGCGCAGTTTGCGCGAGACTATTTATGGGAGTTCATGAAGAAGCAGCGGGGGTTCTGGTCAGACTGTGACATGGAGGCCTGCGCTGCTATACGCAAAGGATTTGTAGCCTGCCACCACGCTATGTGGAAAAAGCTAC CTGAATGGCCAAAGACACTCACAGGCCTTCCTAGCACATCGGGCACCACAGCCAGCGTAGTGGTCATCCGCGGGAACCGCATGTATGTGGCCCACGTCGGGGACTCAGCAGTGGTTCTAGGGGTCCAGGATGACCCCTCAGACCCGTTCATCAGAGCTGTGGAAGTCACACAAGACCACAAACCTGAACTACCTAGAGAGAGGGAGCGTATTGAAGGTCTGGGAGGGAG TGTTATCAAGAAATCTGGAGTGAATCGGGTTGTCTGGAAGAGGCCAAGGCTAAGTCACAATGGCCCAGTCCGTCGGAGCACTGTCATTGACCAGATACCATTCTTGGCAGTAGCCCGAGCTCTAG GTGATCTGTGGAGCTATGACTTCTACAGTGGGGAGTTTGTGGTTTCTCCAGAGCCAGATACTAGTGTGGTGACCCTTGACCCCAGAAAACACCGCTACATCATCCTGGGCAGTGATGGTCTGTGGAACATGGTGCCACCTCAAGAGGCTATCTCCATGTGTCAGAACAATGATGAAGCTATG GCACCATGCGGGGTATCGAGTGCCCGGCAGCTGGTCAGTCATGCTCTGCTGCGGTGGCGCCAGCGCATGTTGCGCGCTGACAACACCAGTGCCATCGTTATCGCCTTGCAGGAGCCTGGGACCTCCCAGGATGTGCTGCACCATgaggaggtgctgctggacTTAGCTAAGGTGTCCCAGTGTCCTCCTACCTCAATGTCACGCGCTGACACTCCTCTCCTTCAG CGTCCTCTAGATGAAGACTCCCCCTCTGCCATGTGTGAGCTCCTCCCTGCCTTGGAGCGACGGGACGGACTATCAGGAAGAAACAGCCTGTACCACATGAATCTGTCTGACCTGTTCACTCTGACTCCACTGTGTCCAAACAGTAGCGTTGAATTGCCCAGTCAGTCCAGTCCCACTGAAAGGACAGTTGGTGGCAGAACGGCTGGCAGCAAAAGAACTATTGACAGATCATCAGCAGGCCAGACAGCTAAGAAGGCCCGACGCAGGACTGctgacaggctgctgctggtccaacacaacacagagaaaaaacagaaggagTTCAATAACATCTCACCCATTCATCAACAGCATAACAagaccacagtgtgtgtgtgctga
- the appbp2 gene encoding amyloid protein-binding protein 2: MFYEDAQRKSFDRGEVANAGRAGEGCSGWVFLERENNMAAVELEWIPETLYNTAISAVVDNYSRSRRDIRSLPENIQFDVYYKLYQQGRLCQLGGEFCELEVFAKVLRASDKRHLLHHCFQALMDHGVKVASVLANSFSRRCSYIAESDAHVKEKAIQFGFVLGGFLSDAGWYGDAEKVFLSCLQLCTLHSEVLHCYRAVECCVRLLHVRNGNCKYHLGEETFKLAQSYMDKLAKHGHLANKAALYGELCALLFAKSHYDEAYRWCIEAMKEITPGLPVKVVVDVLRQASKACVVKREFRKAEQLIKHAVFLAREHFGHKHPKYSDTLLDYGFYLLNVDNICQSVAIYQTALDIRQSVFGGKNIHVATAHEDLAYSSYVHQYSSGKFDNALFHAERAIDIITHILPEDHLLLASSKRVKALILEEIAIDCHNKETEERLLQEAHDLHLSSLQLAKKAFGEFNVQTAKHYGNLGRLYQSMRKFKEAEEMHIKAIQIKEQLLGHEDYEVALSVGHLASLYNYDMNQYEDAERLYLRSIAIGKKLFGEGYSGLEYDYRGLIKLYNSVGNYEKVFEYHNILSNWNRLRDRQFAVADALEDVNTTPQQTQEVVQAFLLAQSLGPTRPCLG; encoded by the exons ATGTTTTATGAGGACGCGCAGAGGAAGTCCTTTGATCGCGGTGAGGTAGCGAATGCAGGGAGAGCTGGGGAGGGCTGTAGCGGCTGGGTTTTTTTGGAGAGGGAAAACAACATGGCTGCGGTGGAGCTCGAATGGATCCCAGAGACACTGTACAACACCGCTATCTCGGCCGTGGTGGACAACTACAGCCGCTCACGAAGGGACATTCGTTCGCTCCCAGAAAATATACAGTTTGATGTCTATTATAAG cTTTACCAGCAGGGCCGGCTCTGCCAGCTGGGAGGAGAGTTCTGTGAACTGGAGGTGTTTGCTAAAGTACTGCGGGCTTCAGACAAAAG ACACCTCCTGCACCACTGCTTTCAAGCGCTAATGGACCACGGTGTAAAAGTTGCCTCGGTTCTGGCGAACTCTTTCAGCCGCCGCTGCTCCTACATCGCAGAGTCGGACGCCCATGTCAAAGAGAAGGCCATCCAGTTTGGCTTTGTGCTGG GTGGCTTCTTGTCAGATGCAGGCTGGTATGGAGATGCAGAGAAAGTGTTTCTGTCGTGCCTGCAGCTGTGCACACTCCACAGTGAGGTCCTCCACTGCTACCGGGCTGTGGAATGCTGTGTCAG GCTGCTTCATGTCCGCAATGGCAACTGTAAGTACCACCTGGGGGAGGAGACCTTCAAGCTTGCTCAGTCTTACATGGACAAACTAGCCAAACATGGCCACCTTGCCAACAAGGCAGCACTGTACGGCGAGCTTTGTGCCTTGCTCTTCGCCAAAAGCCACTATGACGAG GCATACCGATGGTGTATAGAGGCTATGAAGGAAATTACTCCAGGGCTGCCTGTCAAGGTAGTGGTTGATGTCCTCCGGCAAGCCTCCAAG GCCTGCGTGGTCAAGAGAGAGTTCAGAAAAGCAGAGCAGCTGATCAAACATGCTGTGTTTCTAGCAAG AGAACATTTTGGACACAAGCATCCAAAGTACTCGGATACGCTGCTAGATTATGGATTTTACTTATTAAATGTAGACAACATATGCCAATCAGTTGCTATTTACCAG ACAGCGTTGGACATCCGACAGTCTGTGTTCGGGGGAAAGAACATCCACGTTGCCACAGCCCATGAAGACCTAGCTTACTCCTCATATGTGCACCAGTATAGCTCTGGGAAATTTGACAACGCTCT ATTCCATGCGGAACGCGCCATAGACATCATAACTCATATTCTGCCTGAGGACCATCTGCTGCTGGCCTCCTCCAAGAGAGTCAAAG CTCTTATTCTGGAGGAAATTGCCATTGACTGCCACAATAAGGAGACAGAAGAGCGCCTTCTTCAAGAAGCTCATGACCTTCACCTCTCCTCACTGCAGCTGGCAAAAAAGGCCTTCGGAGAGTTCAACGTCCAGACTGCCAAACATTATGGCAACCTAGGACGACTCTACCAGTCTATGAGGAAGTTTAAG gaggcagaggagatgCACATTAAAGCCATCCAGATCAAGGAGCAGCTTTTGGGCCATGAGGACTACGAGGTGGCTCTGTCTGTGGGTCATCTGGCCTCCCTCTACAACTACGACATGAATCAGTATGAAGACGCAGAGAGGCTCTACCTGCGCTCCATCGCTATCG GTAAGAAGCTGTTTGGAGAGGGTTACAGCGGGCTGGAGTATGACTACCGAGGCCTGATCAAACTCTACAACTCGGTGGGAAACTATGAGAAGGTGTTTGAATACCACAACATACTGTCCAACTGGAACCGGCTGAGGGACCGACAGTTTGCCGTGGCAGATGCCCTGGAGGATGTCAACACTACGCCCCAGCAGACCCAGGAGGTGGTCCAAGCTTTCCTATTGGCTCAGAGCCTAGGCCCCACCCGCCCCTGTCTGGGCTAA